A window of the Gossypium hirsutum isolate 1008001.06 chromosome A03, Gossypium_hirsutum_v2.1, whole genome shotgun sequence genome harbors these coding sequences:
- the LOC107939408 gene encoding protein LAZ1 isoform X3, giving the protein MKITDYLLSYSPPLWATFIAGLLLVITLTLSIYLIFEHLASYKNPEEQKFLIGVILMVPCYSIESFVSLVNPSISVDCSILRDCYESFAMYCFGRYLVACLGGEERTIQFMERLGYASSLTPLLDLDCDKGTVKHPFPMNYFLKPWKLGQWFYQVIKFGIVQYMIIKLLTALLAVILEAFGVYCEGEFKWGCGYPYMAVVLNFSQSWALYCLIQFYTVTKDELAYIKPLAKFLTFKSIVFLTWWQGVAIALFSALGLFRSPIAESLQLKSSVQDFIICIERRWPLLLLFTYTFSHPNLIN; this is encoded by the exons ATGAAGATTACGGATTATCTATTGAGTTATTCGCCTCCTCTTTGGGCGACTTTTATAGCTGGATTGCTTTTAGTCATTACGCTTACTCTTTCAATATATCTCATCTTCGAGCACCTCGCTTCTTACAAAAATCCGGag GAGCAGAAATTTTTAATCGGAGTTATTCTTATGGTTCCTTGCTATTCCATAGAATCA TTTGTATCACTGGTGAATCCATCAATTAGTGTTGATTGTTCAATACTACGTGATTGCTATGAATCGTTTGCCATGTATTGCTTTGGAAGATACCTTGTTGCTTGCTTAG GTGGCGAAGAGAGGACTATTCAATTCATGGAAAGACTAGGGTATGCAAGTTCTTTAACTCCACTATTGGACCTCGATTGTGATAAGGGAACTGTTAAGCACCCTTTTCCTATGAATTATTTCCTAAAACCATGGAAACTTGGTCAATGGTTTTACCAAGTTATCAAGTTCGGCATTGTCCAATAT ATGATAATCAAGTTATTGACTGCACTTTTAGCAGTAATTCTTGAAGCTTTTGGCGTATATTGTGAAGGAGAATTCAAATGGGGATGTGG GTATCCTTATATGGCTGTGGTTCTTAATTTTAGTCAATCATGGGCATTGTactgtttaattcaattttatactGTCACAAAGGATGAACTGGCATACATAAAGCCTTTGGCGAAGTTTTTGACATTTAAATCAATCGTGTTCTTAACTTGGTGGCAAGGTGTGGCGATCGCCCTTTTTTCCGCTCTTGGTCTGTTTAGAAGTCCGATTGCCGAAAGCTTGCAGCTTAAGTCAAGTGTCCAAGACTTCATAATTTGTATAGAG CGCAGATGGCCATTGCTTCTGTTGTTCACATATACGTTTTCCCATCCGAACCTTATAAACTAA
- the LOC107939408 gene encoding protein LAZ1 isoform X2 has protein sequence MKITDYLLSYSPPLWATFIAGLLLVITLTLSIYLIFEHLASYKNPEEQKFLIGVILMVPCYSIESFVSLVNPSISVDCSILRDCYESFAMYCFGRYLVACLGGEERTIQFMERLGYASSLTPLLDLDCDKGTVKHPFPMNYFLKPWKLGQWFYQVIKFGIVQYMIIKLLTALLAVILEAFGVYCEGEFKWGCGYPYMAVVLNFSQSWALYCLIQFYTVTKDELAYIKPLAKFLTFKSIVFLTWWQGVAIALFSALGLFRSPIAESLQLKSSVQDFIICIEVDVLNHQCSSSSADGHCFCCSHIRFPIRTL, from the exons ATGAAGATTACGGATTATCTATTGAGTTATTCGCCTCCTCTTTGGGCGACTTTTATAGCTGGATTGCTTTTAGTCATTACGCTTACTCTTTCAATATATCTCATCTTCGAGCACCTCGCTTCTTACAAAAATCCGGag GAGCAGAAATTTTTAATCGGAGTTATTCTTATGGTTCCTTGCTATTCCATAGAATCA TTTGTATCACTGGTGAATCCATCAATTAGTGTTGATTGTTCAATACTACGTGATTGCTATGAATCGTTTGCCATGTATTGCTTTGGAAGATACCTTGTTGCTTGCTTAG GTGGCGAAGAGAGGACTATTCAATTCATGGAAAGACTAGGGTATGCAAGTTCTTTAACTCCACTATTGGACCTCGATTGTGATAAGGGAACTGTTAAGCACCCTTTTCCTATGAATTATTTCCTAAAACCATGGAAACTTGGTCAATGGTTTTACCAAGTTATCAAGTTCGGCATTGTCCAATAT ATGATAATCAAGTTATTGACTGCACTTTTAGCAGTAATTCTTGAAGCTTTTGGCGTATATTGTGAAGGAGAATTCAAATGGGGATGTGG GTATCCTTATATGGCTGTGGTTCTTAATTTTAGTCAATCATGGGCATTGTactgtttaattcaattttatactGTCACAAAGGATGAACTGGCATACATAAAGCCTTTGGCGAAGTTTTTGACATTTAAATCAATCGTGTTCTTAACTTGGTGGCAAGGTGTGGCGATCGCCCTTTTTTCCGCTCTTGGTCTGTTTAGAAGTCCGATTGCCGAAAGCTTGCAGCTTAAGTCAAGTGTCCAAGACTTCATAATTTGTATAGAGGTAGATGTCTTGAATCACCAATGTAGTTCTTCTAG CGCAGATGGCCATTGCTTCTGTTGTTCACATATACGTTTTCCCATCCGAACCTTATAA
- the LOC107939408 gene encoding protein LAZ1 isoform X1 yields MKITDYLLSYSPPLWATFIAGLLLVITLTLSIYLIFEHLASYKNPEEQKFLIGVILMVPCYSIESFVSLVNPSISVDCSILRDCYESFAMYCFGRYLVACLGGEERTIQFMERLGYASSLTPLLDLDCDKGTVKHPFPMNYFLKPWKLGQWFYQVIKFGIVQYMIIKLLTALLAVILEAFGVYCEGEFKWGCGYPYMAVVLNFSQSWALYCLIQFYTVTKDELAYIKPLAKFLTFKSIVFLTWWQGVAIALFSALGLFRSPIAESLQLKSSVQDFIICIEMAIASVVHIYVFPSEPYKLMGDHVPGSVSVLGDYASVDSPLDPDEVRDSERPTKLRLPQPDIEARGGMTIKESMRDVFIGGGEYIVNDVKFTVNQAVEPVEKGINKFNEKLHKISENIKKHGKDKKKARDDSFITPSARKVIRGIDDPFLNGSMSDSAVARGKKHRGKSGYTKEKSGHTSGESGGESSSDPSHGRYQIRGHRWVTKD; encoded by the exons ATGAAGATTACGGATTATCTATTGAGTTATTCGCCTCCTCTTTGGGCGACTTTTATAGCTGGATTGCTTTTAGTCATTACGCTTACTCTTTCAATATATCTCATCTTCGAGCACCTCGCTTCTTACAAAAATCCGGag GAGCAGAAATTTTTAATCGGAGTTATTCTTATGGTTCCTTGCTATTCCATAGAATCA TTTGTATCACTGGTGAATCCATCAATTAGTGTTGATTGTTCAATACTACGTGATTGCTATGAATCGTTTGCCATGTATTGCTTTGGAAGATACCTTGTTGCTTGCTTAG GTGGCGAAGAGAGGACTATTCAATTCATGGAAAGACTAGGGTATGCAAGTTCTTTAACTCCACTATTGGACCTCGATTGTGATAAGGGAACTGTTAAGCACCCTTTTCCTATGAATTATTTCCTAAAACCATGGAAACTTGGTCAATGGTTTTACCAAGTTATCAAGTTCGGCATTGTCCAATAT ATGATAATCAAGTTATTGACTGCACTTTTAGCAGTAATTCTTGAAGCTTTTGGCGTATATTGTGAAGGAGAATTCAAATGGGGATGTGG GTATCCTTATATGGCTGTGGTTCTTAATTTTAGTCAATCATGGGCATTGTactgtttaattcaattttatactGTCACAAAGGATGAACTGGCATACATAAAGCCTTTGGCGAAGTTTTTGACATTTAAATCAATCGTGTTCTTAACTTGGTGGCAAGGTGTGGCGATCGCCCTTTTTTCCGCTCTTGGTCTGTTTAGAAGTCCGATTGCCGAAAGCTTGCAGCTTAAGTCAAGTGTCCAAGACTTCATAATTTGTATAGAG ATGGCCATTGCTTCTGTTGTTCACATATACGTTTTCCCATCCGAACCTTATAAACTAATGGGAGATCATGTTCCTGGAAGTGTTTCAGTCCTTGGAGACTATGCATCCGTTGATTCCCCTCTGGATCCTGATGAGGTTAGGGACAGTGAAAGACCCACAAAGCTACGCCTGCCTCAGCCTGACATAGAGGCTCGAGGTGGAATGACCATCAAAGAAAGTATGAGGGATGTATTTATTGGTGGTGGTGAATAT ATTGTAAACGATGTAAAATTTACGGTAAACCAAGCAGTTGAGCCTGTCGAGAAGGGGATCAACAAGTTCAATGAGAAACTACATAAAATCTCTGAAAACATAAAGAAGCATGGCAAAGACAAGAAAAAGGCGAGGGATGATAGTTTCATTACCCCATCTGCACGGAAGGTAATTCGTGGTATAGATGATCCCTTCTTAAATGGTAGTATGAGTGATAGCGCGGTTGCAAGGGGAAAGAAACATCGTGGAAAATCAGGATATACCAAGGAAAAATCAGGACATACAAGCGGGGAAAGCGGAGGAGAAAGCAGTAGCGATCCGAGCCATGGTAGATATCAGATTAGGGGCCATAGATGGGTTACAAAGGATTAA